A stretch of the Streptomyces sp. NBC_01428 genome encodes the following:
- a CDS encoding FmdB family zinc ribbon protein, which translates to MPTYQYQCTECGEGLEAVQKFTDDALTECPNCGGRLKKVFSAVGIVFKGSGFYRNDSRGSSSSSSPASKPSTSTAASSDSKSTSGSSSSDSKSSGSGSAGSSAA; encoded by the coding sequence GTGCCGACCTACCAGTACCAGTGCACCGAGTGTGGCGAGGGCCTCGAGGCGGTGCAGAAGTTCACCGACGATGCCCTGACCGAGTGCCCCAACTGCGGTGGCCGCCTGAAGAAGGTGTTCTCGGCCGTCGGCATTGTCTTCAAGGGCTCCGGCTTCTACCGCAATGACAGCCGCGGCTCCTCGTCGAGCAGCTCGCCCGCGTCCAAGCCGTCGACGTCCACCGCGGCGTCGTCCGACTCGAAGTCGACGTCCGGTTCGTCGTCCTCGGACTCGAAGTCGTCGGGCTCCGGCTCGGCCGGCAGCTCCGCCGCCTAG
- a CDS encoding MFS transporter, whose amino-acid sequence MASTVTSRPGYGQLLRTRGAWTFLLPGFAARQPFAMLTISIVLLVQHTTGSYGAAGAVAAVTGVAMALFAPFTGRLADRHGQRAVLLPGVLVHAVAGLSLTALALADAPLWALFAAAVPTGASVPQVGPMVRARWGVKLQGSPLMTTAAAFESVTDELTFVFGPLLATALCTAVNPAAGLLTEASLTLVGGLLFAAQRSTQPSVSADRHTRVDHGSALRVPGVRVLIVTFLGIGSVFGGMQVSLAAFSESIGEPGLNGVLYGVFAAGNMVSGIVCGAVAWKVAPQRRLLVGYAALALTASGLWAAHSVVVLSGIGLLVGMCIAPALITGYTLVESLVPQGARTEAFTWLTGAVALGQAAAVTVAGQLEDHAWDGAGFLVPMAGTVLALATLLTLRSRLTTSAPSRTVARGVGHRVPVTVD is encoded by the coding sequence GTGGCATCCACGGTCACTTCCCGTCCTGGATACGGCCAACTGCTGCGCACCCGCGGCGCCTGGACGTTCCTGCTTCCCGGATTCGCCGCACGGCAGCCGTTCGCCATGCTGACGATCTCCATCGTGCTGCTCGTGCAGCACACCACCGGCTCCTACGGAGCGGCCGGCGCCGTCGCGGCCGTGACCGGCGTCGCCATGGCCCTGTTCGCGCCCTTCACCGGCCGGCTGGCCGACCGCCACGGACAGCGGGCCGTCCTGCTGCCGGGCGTCCTCGTGCACGCCGTGGCGGGCCTCTCCCTGACCGCGCTGGCACTGGCGGACGCCCCGCTGTGGGCGCTCTTCGCCGCCGCGGTGCCCACCGGCGCCTCGGTGCCCCAGGTCGGCCCCATGGTGCGGGCCCGCTGGGGCGTGAAGCTCCAGGGCTCCCCCCTCATGACGACCGCGGCGGCCTTCGAGTCCGTCACGGACGAACTGACCTTCGTCTTCGGCCCGCTGCTCGCCACCGCCCTGTGTACGGCCGTCAACCCCGCGGCCGGCCTGCTCACGGAGGCCTCGCTGACCCTCGTCGGCGGCCTGTTGTTCGCCGCCCAGCGGAGCACCCAGCCCTCCGTCTCCGCCGACCGGCACACGCGCGTGGACCACGGTTCCGCGCTGCGCGTCCCCGGGGTGCGCGTCCTCATCGTCACGTTCCTGGGTATCGGCTCCGTCTTCGGAGGCATGCAGGTCTCCCTGGCCGCGTTCAGCGAGTCGATCGGCGAGCCCGGCCTGAACGGCGTCCTGTACGGCGTCTTCGCGGCGGGCAACATGGTCTCCGGCATCGTCTGCGGCGCCGTCGCCTGGAAGGTCGCCCCGCAGCGACGGCTCCTCGTCGGGTACGCCGCCCTCGCGCTGACCGCCTCCGGACTGTGGGCCGCGCACTCCGTGGTCGTGCTCTCCGGAATCGGCCTCCTGGTCGGCATGTGCATCGCCCCGGCCCTGATCACCGGCTACACCCTGGTCGAGAGCCTGGTCCCGCAGGGGGCCCGCACCGAGGCCTTCACCTGGCTCACCGGCGCGGTCGCGCTCGGCCAGGCGGCGGCCGTCACGGTCGCCGGCCAGTTGGAGGACCACGCCTGGGACGGCGCCGGCTTCCTGGTGCCGATGGCCGGTACGGTCCTTGCGCTGGCGACACTCCTGACCCTGCGGTCACGCCTCACCACGAGCGCCCCGAGCCGGACGGTCGCACGTGGCGTCGGTCACCGAGTGCCGGTGACAGTGGACTGA
- a CDS encoding potassium/proton antiporter — MLVCALVLLVAVAAVRISSRSGLPTLLVYLGIGVAMGQDGIGDVHFNSAELTQVIGYAALVVILAEGGLGTKWKEIKPALPAASSLALVGVAVSVGVTATAAHYLIDLDWRQALIVGAVVSSTDAAAVFSVLRKIPLPARVTGILEAESGFNDAPVVILVVAFSTAGPVEHWYALVGEIALELAIGAAIGIAVGWLGSFGLRHVALPASGLYPIAVMAIAVVAYAAGALAHGSGFLAVYLASMLLGNAKLPHWPATRGFAEGLGWIAQIGMFVLLGLLVTPHEMGDDIVPALLVGLILTMVARPLSVIVSLAPFRMPWQEQTLLSWAGLRGAVPIILATIPMVNGVSDSRRIFNIVFVLVVVYTLVQGPTLPWLARKLRLGASPGAADLGIESAPLERLRGHLLSVSIPEGSRMHGVEVGELRMPPGAAVTLVVREGKSFVPMPTTVLRLGDELLVVATDPVRDAAEKRLRAVGQGGKLAGWLGTGEVATENQRGHTAHQKGL, encoded by the coding sequence CTGCTCGTGTGCGCGCTCGTCCTCCTCGTCGCCGTGGCGGCGGTCCGGATCTCCTCACGCAGCGGGCTCCCCACCCTGCTCGTGTACCTGGGGATCGGCGTCGCCATGGGCCAGGACGGCATCGGCGACGTCCACTTCAACAGTGCCGAACTGACCCAGGTCATCGGGTACGCGGCCCTGGTCGTGATCCTGGCCGAGGGCGGACTCGGCACGAAGTGGAAGGAGATCAAGCCGGCGCTCCCGGCGGCCTCCTCGCTGGCACTGGTGGGTGTCGCGGTGAGCGTCGGTGTCACCGCGACGGCGGCGCACTACCTGATCGACCTGGACTGGCGGCAGGCCCTCATCGTCGGGGCGGTGGTGTCCTCGACGGACGCCGCGGCGGTCTTCTCCGTCCTGCGGAAGATCCCCCTCCCCGCGCGCGTGACGGGCATCCTGGAGGCCGAGTCCGGCTTCAACGACGCCCCTGTGGTCATCCTCGTCGTCGCCTTCTCCACCGCCGGACCGGTGGAGCACTGGTACGCGCTGGTCGGCGAGATAGCCCTGGAACTCGCGATCGGCGCCGCCATCGGGATCGCGGTCGGCTGGCTCGGCTCCTTCGGGCTGCGGCACGTGGCGCTGCCCGCCTCCGGCCTCTACCCGATCGCCGTGATGGCCATCGCGGTCGTCGCCTACGCCGCGGGGGCCCTCGCGCACGGCAGCGGATTCCTCGCCGTCTACCTCGCCTCGATGCTGCTGGGCAACGCCAAGCTCCCGCACTGGCCCGCCACCCGCGGCTTCGCCGAGGGGCTCGGCTGGATCGCCCAGATCGGCATGTTCGTCCTGCTCGGCCTGCTGGTCACACCGCACGAGATGGGCGACGACATCGTGCCCGCCCTGCTCGTCGGCCTGATTCTGACCATGGTGGCGCGGCCCCTCAGCGTGATCGTCAGCCTGGCGCCCTTCCGCATGCCCTGGCAGGAGCAGACCCTGCTCTCCTGGGCGGGCCTGCGCGGCGCCGTGCCCATCATCCTGGCGACCATCCCCATGGTGAACGGCGTCTCGGACAGCCGGCGCATCTTCAACATCGTCTTCGTCCTGGTCGTCGTCTACACCCTCGTCCAGGGCCCGACCCTGCCCTGGCTGGCCCGCAAGCTCCGGCTCGGAGCATCCCCCGGCGCCGCCGACCTGGGCATCGAGTCGGCCCCCCTGGAGCGGCTGCGCGGCCACCTGCTGTCGGTCTCCATCCCCGAGGGGTCCCGGATGCACGGGGTCGAGGTGGGCGAGCTGCGGATGCCCCCGGGCGCCGCGGTCACCCTCGTCGTCCGCGAGGGGAAGTCCTTCGTGCCGATGCCCACGACGGTGCTGCGGCTCGGCGACGAGCTGCTGGTGGTGGCCACCGACCCGGTCCGGGACGCCGCCGAGAAGCGGCTCCGCGCGGTGGGCCAGGGCGGCAAGCTGGCCGGCTGGCTGGGCACCGGCGAGGTTGCCACGGAGAACCAGCGCGGCCACACGGCCCACCAAAAGGGCCTTTAA
- a CDS encoding penicillin acylase family protein has protein sequence MPPNTTASSGQKPGKSGRKKGRKARLFLIVLVLAIIGGIAFGAYWSVSTVRASFPQTKGSIKLDGLSGPVNVKRDGNGIPQVYASSDEDLFMAQGFVQAQDRFYEMDVRRHMTSGRLSEMFGKGQVKNDEFLRTLGWNRVAQKEYDTKLSASTKKHLQAYAKGVNAYLKGKDGKEISLEYAALGFSNDYTPQQWTPVDSVAWLKAMAWDLRGNMQDEIDRSLMTSRLGPKQIADLYPEYPYSRNKAIVQEGAYDSVTGTYARTGTASGASSTAGTGLTGNTEAPAGFQSQLSGLYDVLDKVPTAVGVNGNGIGSNSWVVSGSHTITGKPLLANDPHLSASLPSVWYQMGLHCTALSAKCQYDVAGYTFAGMPGVVIGHNQDIAWGMTNSGVDVTDLYLEKITGEGYEYDGKVRPFSTRKETIKVAGGASKTIVVRSTEDGMPLLSDRDDELVKVGKKATVDAGAPDRGDGYAIALRWTALDPGNSMDAVFEMDKASDWTEFRKASTSFDVPSQNLVYADTEGNIGYQLPGRIPTRAEGDDGSLPSPGWESKYRWTGYIKQSALPYEYNPKRGYIVTANQAVVDKDKYPYTLTTDWGYGTRSQRINDLIESKINGGGKISTDDMRQMQLDNSSEIAKLIVPKLLKIDVADPDVRQAQKLLEGWDYTQDSDSAAAAYFNATWRNILKLAFGNKLPKELRVKGQCLNVDRVDTTGPADADQKVRECGERDADQAQPDGGDRWFEVVRKIINDEKNDWWQLPKTRTQKATDTRDELFGRALRDARWELTAKLGKDIDTWSWGRLHRLFLKNQTLGTEGPRFLQYMLNRGPWKLGGGEATVNATGWNAAGGYGVVWVPSMRMVVNLGDLDKSKWINLSGASGHAYSAHYTDQTDLWAKGELLPWAFSDKAVDKRTSDTLVLEP, from the coding sequence ATGCCCCCCAACACCACCGCCTCTTCCGGCCAAAAGCCCGGCAAGTCCGGCAGGAAGAAGGGGCGCAAAGCCCGACTGTTCTTGATTGTCCTGGTTCTTGCCATCATCGGGGGCATCGCCTTCGGCGCGTACTGGAGCGTCAGCACCGTGCGCGCCTCCTTCCCGCAGACCAAGGGCTCCATAAAGCTCGACGGTCTGTCGGGGCCGGTGAACGTGAAGCGCGACGGCAACGGCATCCCCCAGGTCTACGCCTCGTCCGACGAGGACCTGTTCATGGCCCAGGGCTTCGTCCAGGCGCAGGACCGGTTCTACGAGATGGACGTGCGCCGCCACATGACCTCGGGCCGGCTGTCCGAGATGTTCGGCAAGGGCCAGGTCAAGAACGACGAGTTCCTGCGCACGCTGGGCTGGAACCGGGTGGCGCAGAAGGAGTACGACACCAAGCTGTCGGCCTCCACGAAGAAGCACCTCCAGGCGTACGCCAAGGGAGTCAACGCCTACCTGAAGGGCAAGGACGGCAAGGAAATCTCCCTGGAGTACGCCGCCCTCGGCTTCAGCAACGACTACACGCCCCAGCAGTGGACCCCGGTCGACTCCGTGGCCTGGCTCAAGGCGATGGCCTGGGACCTGCGCGGCAACATGCAGGACGAGATCGACCGCTCCCTGATGACGAGCCGGCTCGGACCGAAGCAGATCGCCGACCTGTACCCGGAGTACCCGTACAGCCGGAACAAGGCGATCGTCCAGGAGGGCGCGTACGACAGCGTCACCGGGACGTACGCGCGGACCGGCACCGCCTCGGGCGCGTCGTCCACGGCGGGCACGGGGCTCACGGGCAACACCGAGGCACCCGCCGGCTTCCAGAGCCAGCTCTCGGGCCTCTACGACGTGCTCGACAAGGTGCCCACCGCCGTCGGCGTCAACGGCAACGGCATCGGCTCCAACTCCTGGGTCGTCTCGGGCAGCCACACCATCACCGGCAAGCCGCTGCTCGCCAACGACCCCCACCTGTCGGCCTCGCTGCCCTCGGTCTGGTACCAGATGGGCCTGCACTGCACGGCGCTCTCCGCCAAGTGCCAGTACGACGTCGCCGGCTACACCTTCGCGGGGATGCCCGGCGTGGTCATCGGCCACAACCAGGACATCGCCTGGGGCATGACCAACTCCGGGGTCGACGTCACCGACCTCTACCTGGAGAAGATCACCGGCGAGGGCTACGAGTACGACGGCAAGGTCCGGCCCTTCAGTACCCGCAAGGAGACCATCAAGGTCGCGGGCGGTGCGAGCAAGACGATCGTGGTCCGGTCGACCGAGGACGGCATGCCGCTGCTCTCCGACCGCGACGACGAACTGGTCAAGGTCGGCAAGAAGGCCACCGTCGACGCCGGGGCGCCCGACCGCGGGGACGGCTACGCCATCGCGCTGCGCTGGACCGCGCTGGACCCCGGCAACTCGATGGACGCCGTCTTCGAGATGGACAAGGCGTCGGACTGGACCGAGTTCCGCAAGGCGTCCACGTCGTTCGACGTGCCCTCGCAGAACCTCGTGTACGCCGACACCGAGGGCAACATCGGCTACCAGCTGCCGGGACGGATCCCGACGCGCGCCGAGGGCGACGACGGTTCGCTGCCCTCGCCCGGCTGGGAGTCCAAGTACCGCTGGACCGGTTACATCAAGCAGTCCGCGCTGCCCTACGAGTACAACCCGAAGCGCGGGTACATCGTCACCGCGAACCAGGCGGTCGTCGACAAGGACAAGTACCCCTACACGCTCACCACGGACTGGGGTTACGGCACGCGCAGCCAGCGGATCAACGACCTGATCGAGTCGAAGATCAACGGCGGCGGCAAGATCTCCACCGACGACATGCGGCAGATGCAGCTCGACAACAGCAGCGAGATCGCCAAGCTGATCGTGCCGAAGCTGCTCAAGATCGACGTGGCCGACCCGGACGTCCGGCAGGCGCAGAAGCTCCTGGAGGGCTGGGACTACACCCAGGACTCCGACTCCGCGGCGGCCGCCTACTTCAACGCCACCTGGCGCAACATCCTCAAGCTCGCCTTCGGCAACAAGCTGCCCAAGGAACTGCGGGTCAAGGGCCAGTGCCTGAACGTCGACCGGGTCGACACCACGGGCCCCGCGGACGCGGACCAGAAGGTGCGCGAGTGCGGCGAGCGCGACGCGGACCAGGCGCAGCCGGACGGCGGCGACCGCTGGTTCGAGGTCGTCCGCAAGATCATCAACGATGAGAAGAACGACTGGTGGCAGCTGCCGAAGACGCGCACCCAGAAGGCGACCGACACGCGTGACGAGCTGTTCGGCCGCGCTCTGCGGGACGCCCGCTGGGAGCTCACCGCCAAGCTCGGCAAGGACATCGACACCTGGAGCTGGGGCCGGCTGCACCGCCTGTTCCTGAAGAACCAGACCCTCGGTACCGAAGGCCCCCGTTTCCTCCAGTACATGCTCAACCGCGGCCCGTGGAAGCTCGGCGGCGGCGAGGCGACGGTCAACGCGACCGGCTGGAACGCGGCGGGCGGCTACGGCGTGGTGTGGGTCCCCTCGATGCGGATGGTCGTGAACCTCGGCGACCTCGACAAGTCGAAGTGGATCAACCTGTCGGGAGCCAGCGGGCACGCGTACAGCGCGCACTACACGGACCAGACGGACCTGTGGGCCAAGGGCGAACTCCTGCCCTGGGCCTTCTCGGACAAGGCCGTCGACAAGAGGACCAGCGACACCCTCGTCCTCGAACCGTGA